A part of Tardiphaga sp. vice304 genomic DNA contains:
- a CDS encoding ABC transporter substrate-binding protein, producing the protein MSSFMRPLSAASLIVAGALAITNPATAQQTIKIGVPTSVQLQVGRDTQNAAKLAAEEINAKGGVLGRKLEIVVADETENPEQGIAAIKKLTADEKVNVLIGGYTSGVTLAQLPHISSAKTIYIGVGAASPAITAKVKSDYDNYKYIFRAFPINAAHQARALVDFINGKLKGELKMTKIAIVGENAKWVQDLVPILKKGATDGGTEVKLAEFFDTSTSDFSPLFAKVKDSGAQYLIVVLSHASSDIFVKQWHDAQVPIPIGGIDVKSQDADFFTRVSGKANAETVGMFAIRAPLTPKTIPFWDEFVKRFGTAPVYTGIGAYDAVYIYADAVKRANSIEPDAVIKELEKTDHVGIAGKLVFDELHDVKTGPGMQNLLFVQWQKNGERVVVWPKEAATGPMISPPWMSN; encoded by the coding sequence ATGAGCTCATTTATGAGGCCGCTTTCGGCTGCGAGTCTGATCGTTGCCGGCGCCCTTGCCATCACCAATCCCGCCACCGCGCAGCAGACCATCAAGATCGGCGTGCCCACCTCGGTGCAGCTGCAGGTCGGTCGCGATACCCAGAACGCCGCCAAACTGGCCGCCGAGGAGATCAACGCCAAGGGCGGCGTGCTCGGACGCAAACTCGAGATCGTCGTTGCCGACGAAACCGAGAACCCCGAACAGGGTATCGCCGCGATCAAGAAGCTCACCGCCGACGAGAAGGTCAATGTGCTGATCGGCGGCTACACCAGCGGCGTTACCCTCGCCCAGTTGCCGCACATCTCGAGCGCCAAGACGATCTATATCGGCGTGGGAGCCGCCTCGCCGGCCATCACCGCCAAGGTGAAATCCGACTACGACAACTACAAGTACATTTTCCGCGCATTTCCCATTAACGCTGCGCACCAGGCCCGCGCGCTGGTCGACTTCATCAACGGCAAGCTGAAGGGCGAGTTGAAGATGACCAAGATCGCCATCGTCGGCGAGAATGCCAAATGGGTTCAGGACCTGGTCCCGATCCTGAAAAAGGGTGCCACCGATGGCGGCACCGAGGTGAAGCTGGCGGAATTCTTCGATACCTCGACGTCGGACTTCTCGCCGCTGTTCGCCAAGGTCAAGGACTCGGGCGCGCAATATCTCATCGTCGTGCTGTCGCATGCCTCGTCGGACATTTTCGTCAAGCAGTGGCATGACGCGCAGGTGCCGATCCCGATCGGCGGCATCGACGTCAAGAGCCAGGACGCCGATTTCTTCACCCGCGTCAGCGGCAAGGCCAATGCGGAAACCGTCGGCATGTTCGCGATCCGCGCGCCACTGACGCCGAAGACGATCCCGTTCTGGGACGAGTTCGTGAAGCGCTTCGGCACCGCCCCGGTCTATACCGGGATCGGCGCCTATGACGCGGTCTACATTTATGCCGATGCGGTGAAGCGCGCCAATTCGATCGAGCCCGACGCGGTCATCAAGGAACTGGAGAAGACCGATCATGTCGGCATCGCCGGCAAGCTCGTGTTCGATGAATTGCACGACGTGAAAACCGGGCCGGGCATGCAGAACCTGCTGTTCGTGCAGTGGCAGAAGAACGGCGAACGCGTCGTGGTGTGGCCGAAGGAAGCCGCCACCGGCCCGATGATCTCGCCGCCCTGGATGAGCAACTAG
- the gluQRS gene encoding tRNA glutamyl-Q(34) synthetase GluQRS, whose translation MPPVFRFAPSPNGYLHLGHAYSALLNAELARQSGGRLLLRIEDIDRARCKPAFEAAIYEDLAWLGIEWETPVRRQSEHFEQYRAATDRLNAQGLLYPSFESRAEIARLVAAEQIRGKWPHDPDGVPLYPGIARSLTPSAVAELRRAGAPTALRLDMAEASRRAGALQWTEFGAGPSGESGAVAARPEAWGDVILARKEIPTSYHLSVVIDDALQGVTDVVRGQDLFWSTSVHRLLQTLLGLEPPTYRHHPLLRDEGGGKLAKSTGATALRELRARGAGPADIRRMIGLPAA comes from the coding sequence ATGCCACCCGTTTTCAGATTTGCGCCGAGCCCCAACGGCTACCTGCATCTCGGCCACGCCTATTCGGCGCTGCTAAATGCCGAACTGGCGCGGCAATCCGGCGGCCGCCTGCTGCTGCGGATCGAGGATATCGACCGCGCGCGCTGCAAACCGGCGTTCGAGGCGGCGATCTATGAGGACCTCGCCTGGCTCGGCATCGAGTGGGAGACCCCGGTGCGGCGGCAGTCGGAGCATTTTGAGCAATACCGGGCGGCCACCGACCGGCTGAACGCGCAGGGCCTGCTGTATCCCAGCTTCGAGAGCCGGGCCGAAATCGCCAGGCTGGTCGCGGCCGAACAGATCAGGGGCAAGTGGCCGCACGATCCGGACGGCGTGCCGCTGTATCCCGGCATTGCCAGATCGCTGACGCCTTCGGCGGTCGCCGAATTGCGCCGGGCGGGTGCTCCGACCGCGCTGCGGCTCGACATGGCGGAAGCCAGCCGCCGCGCCGGCGCGCTGCAATGGACGGAGTTCGGCGCCGGCCCGTCCGGCGAGAGCGGCGCGGTGGCGGCGCGGCCGGAGGCGTGGGGCGATGTCATCCTGGCCCGCAAGGAAATACCGACCAGCTATCATCTCTCGGTGGTGATCGACGACGCCCTGCAGGGCGTCACCGACGTGGTCCGTGGCCAGGACCTGTTCTGGTCGACCAGCGTTCACCGGCTATTGCAGACGTTGCTCGGGCTGGAGCCGCCGACCTACCGGCACCACCCGCTGCTGCGCGATGAGGGAGGCGGCAAGCTGGCGAAGTCGACCGGCGCCACCGCGCTGCGCGAGCTGCGCGCCCGGGGGGCAGGCCCGGCCGACATCCGGCGAATGATCGGCCTGCCAGCCGCCTGA
- a CDS encoding ABC transporter ATP-binding protein, with product MTVLLEVDGVTKRFGGLTAVKNVSFTLQKGEFTGILGPNGAGKTTLFNILTGFMPPTSGAIHFNGELVRELAPYKVVNRGMARTFQLTRPFLGMNLLENVLVACMSPRAHQDKDKEARASYLLGQVGLGGRDKEPVETLPYGDLRRLEIARALATRPDLLLLDEPFAGLGSSEIEQLAQLIRRLHREENLTILLIEHKLREFMALVSRVIAMNFGEIIAVGPPDEIVKNPKVIEAYIGKTEDEHASA from the coding sequence ATGACCGTGCTGCTCGAGGTCGATGGCGTCACAAAACGCTTCGGTGGTCTGACCGCCGTCAAGAACGTGAGCTTCACGCTGCAGAAAGGCGAATTCACCGGCATTCTCGGGCCTAACGGCGCCGGCAAGACCACCTTGTTCAATATCCTCACCGGCTTCATGCCGCCGACCTCCGGCGCCATCCACTTCAACGGCGAGTTGGTGCGGGAGCTGGCGCCGTACAAGGTGGTCAATCGCGGCATGGCGCGGACTTTCCAGCTCACGCGCCCGTTCCTCGGCATGAACCTGCTGGAGAACGTGCTGGTGGCCTGCATGTCGCCACGCGCGCATCAGGACAAGGATAAGGAGGCCCGCGCGAGCTATCTGCTCGGTCAGGTCGGCCTCGGCGGTCGCGACAAGGAGCCGGTGGAAACGCTGCCTTACGGCGACCTGCGGCGGCTCGAAATCGCCCGCGCGCTGGCGACGAGGCCGGACCTCCTGCTGCTCGACGAGCCCTTCGCCGGCCTCGGCAGCAGCGAGATCGAGCAGCTGGCGCAACTGATCCGCCGGCTGCACCGCGAGGAAAACCTCACCATCCTCCTGATCGAACACAAGCTGCGCGAGTTCATGGCCTTGGTGTCGCGCGTCATCGCGATGAATTTCGGCGAGATCATCGCGGTCGGGCCGCCCGACGAGATCGTGAAAAATCCAAAGGTGATCGAGGCCTATATCGGCAAGACGGAGGACGAACATGCCTCTGCTTGA
- a CDS encoding cob(I)yrinic acid a,c-diamide adenosyltransferase — MVVLNKIYTRTGDDGTTALGSGERRPKYDLRIEAYGTVDETNAALGVVRLHLAAAPALDAMLMAIQNDLFDLGADLAVPQRDGRAERLRVLASQVDRLERDIDALNESLTELTSFVLPGGTPASAHLHVARTICRRAERLMVELAARPNEPVSDAAIQYMNRLSDFLFVGSRSQNDNGAGDVLWVPGKNR, encoded by the coding sequence ATGGTCGTTCTCAACAAGATCTACACCCGCACCGGCGATGACGGCACCACGGCGCTGGGCTCCGGCGAACGGCGGCCGAAATATGATCTGCGGATCGAGGCCTACGGTACCGTGGATGAGACCAATGCCGCGCTGGGCGTGGTCCGGCTGCATCTGGCGGCGGCGCCCGCGCTGGACGCCATGCTGATGGCGATCCAGAATGATCTGTTCGACCTTGGGGCCGACCTCGCGGTGCCGCAGCGCGACGGCCGCGCCGAGCGGCTTCGAGTGCTGGCTAGCCAGGTCGACCGGCTGGAGCGCGATATCGACGCTTTGAACGAGTCCCTGACCGAGCTGACCTCTTTCGTGCTGCCGGGCGGCACGCCGGCTTCGGCGCATCTGCATGTCGCCCGCACGATCTGTCGCCGCGCCGAGCGGCTCATGGTGGAACTCGCCGCCCGGCCGAACGAGCCGGTGTCTGATGCCGCGATCCAGTACATGAACCGGCTGTCGGACTTCCTGTTTGTCGGCAGTCGGTCGCAGAACGACAACGGGGCCGGCGACGTGCTGTGGGTACCCGGCAAAAATCGATAA
- a CDS encoding HNH endonuclease has product MNAHVSQGGWPVLVLNADFRPLSYYPLSLWSWQDAIKAVFLDRVNIVEHYDHLVHSPSFEIQLPSVVSLKSFVKPTTHPAFTRFNVFLRDRFTCQYCGAHDDLTFDHIIPRSKGGQTTWENVVAACSPCNLRKADMTTQQARMFPRQTAFSPTVHQLHRNGRLFPPNYLHDSWVDYLYWDTELDP; this is encoded by the coding sequence TTGAACGCACACGTCTCGCAGGGTGGTTGGCCGGTCCTGGTCCTCAACGCGGACTTCCGGCCGCTGAGCTATTATCCACTGTCACTGTGGTCGTGGCAGGATGCGATCAAGGCGGTGTTCCTCGACCGCGTCAATATCGTCGAGCACTACGATCACTTGGTGCACAGCCCGTCTTTCGAGATCCAGCTGCCCAGCGTGGTGTCGCTGAAATCCTTCGTCAAGCCGACAACGCACCCCGCTTTCACCCGGTTCAACGTATTCCTGCGCGACCGCTTCACCTGCCAGTATTGCGGCGCACATGACGACCTCACCTTCGATCACATCATCCCGCGCTCGAAGGGCGGCCAGACCACCTGGGAAAACGTCGTCGCGGCCTGCTCGCCCTGCAACCTGCGCAAGGCCGATATGACGACCCAGCAGGCTCGCATGTTCCCGCGGCAGACCGCGTTCTCCCCCACCGTGCACCAGTTGCACCGCAACGGCCGGCTGTTCCCGCCGAACTACCTGCACGATAGCTGGGTCGACTACCTGTACTGGGATACTGAGCTGGATCCGTAG
- a CDS encoding HD domain-containing protein, with protein sequence MNDLVRVMKAADAAARWHVDQRRKGAAQEPYLNHLLEVASLVAEATGGREPDLVIAALLHDAVEDVGVTEEQVAQQFGARIAGIVMEVTDDKSLPKAERKLRQVASTSHKSREAKMIKLADKTSNLRTISASPAPDWSVQRRLDYVQWAREVVAQGRGVSPWLEAQFDAAAERAIASVSDHAV encoded by the coding sequence ATGAACGATCTCGTACGCGTTATGAAAGCCGCTGACGCCGCCGCACGCTGGCACGTCGATCAGCGCCGCAAGGGGGCCGCGCAGGAGCCCTACCTCAACCATCTGCTGGAAGTCGCCAGCCTGGTCGCCGAGGCGACCGGCGGGCGAGAGCCGGATCTGGTCATTGCCGCCCTCCTGCACGACGCGGTGGAAGATGTCGGCGTGACCGAGGAGCAGGTTGCGCAGCAGTTCGGCGCCAGGATCGCCGGCATCGTCATGGAGGTGACCGACGACAAGAGCCTGCCGAAGGCTGAACGCAAGCTTCGGCAGGTCGCGTCCACCAGCCACAAGAGCCGCGAGGCCAAGATGATAAAGCTCGCCGACAAGACCAGCAACTTGCGCACGATAAGCGCTAGCCCTGCGCCCGACTGGTCGGTTCAGCGACGTCTCGATTACGTGCAGTGGGCACGGGAGGTGGTTGCGCAGGGTCGTGGCGTGTCGCCCTGGCTGGAGGCGCAGTTCGATGCGGCTGCGGAACGGGCGATCGCGTCGGTCAGCGACCACGCTGTCTGA
- a CDS encoding DNA-3-methyladenine glycosylase family protein, whose amino-acid sequence MTVHLNSQADLDDAVAALVRLDPRLAPVLEIAGPPTLRRRAPGFEGLAQIVCGQQLSVASASAIWGRLTGAFVPFHHDAVRRARTDRLGRLGLSAAKIRTLKGIARELVAGRLNLDVLAEEDADAAHATLTRLHGIGPWTADVYLLFCLGHGDAWPAGDVALQEAIKVGLGLAARPTEKQMAPLAEPWRPLRGAAAHLWWSYYHAIKKREGV is encoded by the coding sequence ATGACCGTGCACCTCAACAGCCAGGCCGATCTCGACGACGCCGTGGCGGCGCTGGTCAGGCTCGACCCCCGCCTTGCGCCGGTGCTGGAGATTGCCGGCCCGCCGACGTTGCGGCGCCGCGCCCCCGGCTTCGAAGGATTGGCGCAGATCGTCTGCGGCCAGCAGCTCTCGGTGGCCTCGGCCTCGGCGATCTGGGGCCGGCTGACCGGCGCGTTTGTGCCGTTTCACCACGACGCCGTGCGCCGCGCGCGCACCGACCGGCTCGGCCGCCTTGGTCTCTCGGCGGCGAAGATCCGGACGCTGAAGGGCATCGCGCGCGAACTGGTCGCCGGACGGCTCAATCTCGACGTACTGGCGGAAGAAGACGCCGACGCCGCGCATGCGACGCTGACCCGGCTGCACGGCATCGGCCCGTGGACCGCGGACGTCTATCTGCTGTTCTGCCTCGGCCATGGCGACGCCTGGCCGGCCGGCGACGTCGCCTTGCAGGAAGCCATCAAGGTCGGCCTTGGTCTTGCGGCACGCCCGACCGAAAAGCAGATGGCCCCGCTCGCCGAGCCCTGGCGCCCGCTGCGGGGTGCGGCGGCGCATCTGTGGTGGAGCTATTATCACGCGATCAAGAAGCGCGAAGGCGTGTAA
- a CDS encoding SDR family NAD(P)-dependent oxidoreductase, which translates to MNSFPAGGIAVLIGASGGIGGALAELLESSGHFAEVVRFSRSGTPALDITSEPGIAQAAAAVAARGGKLRLVFDATGFLHDDDFQPEKSWREIDPDHMQKSFAVNAIGPALLMKHFLPLLAADGRAVFATLSAKVGSIGDNELGGWYAYRAAKAALNQLVKTASVELKRRRPQAICVALHPGTVATALTGPFSKTGLDVQTPADAAACLLAAIDGLQPDDSGGFLDRFGQSIPW; encoded by the coding sequence GTGAACTCATTCCCCGCAGGCGGCATTGCAGTCTTGATCGGTGCCTCCGGCGGGATCGGCGGCGCCCTCGCAGAACTGCTGGAGAGCAGCGGCCATTTTGCCGAGGTTGTCCGCTTCAGCCGCTCGGGTACGCCGGCGCTCGATATCACGTCGGAGCCGGGCATCGCACAGGCCGCTGCGGCGGTTGCAGCGCGCGGCGGCAAGCTGCGTCTGGTGTTCGACGCCACCGGCTTCCTGCATGACGACGACTTCCAGCCCGAAAAGAGCTGGCGTGAGATCGATCCCGATCACATGCAGAAATCCTTTGCGGTGAATGCGATCGGCCCGGCGCTGCTGATGAAGCATTTTTTGCCGCTGCTCGCCGCTGACGGCCGGGCGGTGTTTGCCACGCTGTCGGCCAAGGTCGGTAGCATCGGCGACAACGAGCTTGGCGGCTGGTACGCCTACCGCGCCGCCAAGGCCGCGCTCAACCAGCTCGTCAAAACGGCGTCGGTCGAATTGAAGCGACGCAGGCCGCAAGCGATCTGCGTCGCGCTGCATCCAGGCACCGTCGCGACCGCGCTCACCGGACCATTCTCGAAAACCGGGCTCGACGTGCAAACCCCGGCAGACGCTGCCGCTTGCCTGCTGGCTGCGATCGACGGGCTGCAACCCGACGATTCCGGCGGGTTTCTCGATCGGTTCGGCCAATCCATTCCCTGGTGA
- a CDS encoding YihY/virulence factor BrkB family protein produces the protein MRQIRYVYDVGLDAFYTFLADDGWAIASHIALSSLMALFPFLIVLASLAGFFGSEDLADQAAGLLLQVWPEQVASTLSSQIHDVLTTTRGDALTIGLVLAVYFASNGIESLRVALNRAYAVIEPRRWYWLRLESIGYTLLAAVTALAMAFLIVLGPLILEIVRLYVPLVVASNETPLNIARYGITITAMIVVLFMLHAWLPAGRRSFMQILPGIVFTMLASLVSGIGFGLYLARFANNYVTMYAGLASVIIALVFLYFIAAIFVYGGELNAAIIKSRLPRGVSLQAAQSLAPVETQV, from the coding sequence GTGAGGCAGATTCGCTACGTCTACGATGTCGGGCTGGACGCCTTTTATACGTTTCTCGCCGATGATGGCTGGGCGATCGCCAGCCATATCGCGCTGTCGTCGCTGATGGCGCTGTTTCCGTTTCTGATCGTGCTGGCCTCGCTGGCGGGATTCTTCGGTTCCGAGGACCTTGCCGACCAGGCCGCCGGGCTGTTGCTGCAGGTCTGGCCGGAGCAGGTCGCCAGCACGCTGTCCAGCCAGATCCATGACGTGCTGACCACCACCCGCGGCGACGCCTTGACCATCGGCCTGGTGCTGGCGGTCTATTTCGCCTCCAACGGCATCGAGAGTTTGCGGGTAGCGCTGAACCGCGCTTATGCCGTCATCGAGCCGCGGCGCTGGTATTGGCTGCGGCTGGAATCGATCGGCTACACGCTGCTCGCCGCGGTCACCGCACTGGCGATGGCGTTTCTGATCGTGCTCGGGCCGCTGATCCTGGAGATCGTGCGGCTTTATGTGCCGTTGGTGGTGGCCAGTAATGAGACGCCGCTCAACATCGCGCGCTACGGAATTACCATCACGGCGATGATCGTGGTGCTGTTCATGCTGCATGCCTGGTTGCCGGCAGGAAGGCGCAGTTTCATGCAGATCCTGCCCGGCATCGTGTTCACGATGCTGGCGTCGCTCGTATCGGGAATCGGTTTCGGCCTGTATCTGGCGCGCTTCGCCAACAATTACGTCACGATGTATGCGGGTCTGGCCTCGGTGATCATTGCGCTGGTGTTCCTGTATTTCATCGCCGCGATCTTCGTCTATGGCGGCGAACTCAACGCCGCCATCATCAAGTCACGGCTACCGCGCGGCGTCTCGCTTCAAGCAGCGCAGTCGCTAGCCCCCGTGGAGACACAGGTTTAG
- a CDS encoding branched-chain amino acid ABC transporter permease, translated as MLQILIYGAVSSAIYAMLAVGFTLIFGVARILNLAHGSFYALGAYAAYVLTSLLGVPLFLAAPIAVLLVAGFGVLMERFLVRPLRASQLAVLMITLAVSLAVEQALFITFGSEYRNVPSFVADKLSIGGVDIGGQRLLALVAGVLVLLLLWLFIQRTRLGAAILAVSQDPEAAQYMGIPTNRIFSIVMAISAGTAALAGVLVSPFLTVQPTMGLLPMVKAFAIVIVGGLGSIPGSIIASLILGYSETIVAYMISTSWTELVSLVAVVVTLMIRPSGILGRRAAF; from the coding sequence ATGCTTCAAATTCTGATTTACGGCGCGGTCTCCAGCGCGATCTACGCAATGCTAGCCGTGGGATTCACCCTCATCTTCGGCGTCGCCCGCATCCTCAACCTGGCCCATGGTTCGTTTTATGCGCTCGGCGCCTACGCCGCCTACGTGCTGACCTCGTTGCTGGGCGTGCCCTTGTTTCTCGCCGCCCCCATCGCCGTGCTGCTGGTTGCCGGCTTCGGCGTGCTGATGGAGCGCTTTTTGGTGCGCCCGCTGCGCGCCTCGCAACTGGCGGTGCTGATGATCACGCTGGCGGTGTCGCTGGCCGTGGAGCAGGCGCTGTTCATCACCTTCGGCTCGGAATACCGCAATGTGCCGTCCTTCGTCGCCGACAAGCTGTCGATCGGCGGCGTCGATATCGGCGGGCAGCGTCTGCTGGCGCTGGTCGCCGGCGTGCTGGTGCTGCTGCTGCTGTGGCTGTTCATCCAGCGCACCCGGCTGGGCGCAGCCATTCTTGCGGTGTCGCAGGATCCGGAAGCCGCGCAGTACATGGGCATTCCGACCAACCGCATCTTCTCGATCGTCATGGCGATTTCGGCCGGCACCGCCGCGCTGGCCGGCGTGCTGGTGTCGCCGTTCCTGACGGTGCAGCCCACCATGGGCTTGCTGCCGATGGTCAAGGCCTTCGCCATCGTCATCGTCGGCGGGCTCGGCTCGATCCCGGGCAGCATCATCGCCTCCCTGATCCTCGGCTATTCCGAGACCATCGTCGCCTACATGATCTCCACCTCATGGACCGAACTGGTCTCGCTGGTCGCCGTGGTGGTCACCCTGATGATCCGGCCCTCCGGCATCCTCGGCCGACGGGCGGCGTTCTGA
- a CDS encoding branched-chain amino acid ABC transporter permease: MRSIAPIDIAGGIALVAILAVAPMQVSSNYLTGVLTVCAVYGIWASSWDFMSGLTGRENFGHSLFIGAGAYTAGFLATIWFTNPWLSLPLAVVIAVAFSLLVGFPTLRLRGPYFALAMLSASAILQRLCLIFWEYTGGEEGLYGLDPLIKNPLHYYWFVLGVLVVTVIVLTLLAQSHWGLLLRAIRGDEATCQAAGINVTFYKIASLMISAGFAGLGGALYAHYQLQVSPPLFSVVVSITVIIMVYVGGIGSIYGAAVAAILLTLLTEMLRGFGEYRLWIYTLTLMLILFFLPNGLIAPLWRRVTERLR, encoded by the coding sequence ATGCGCAGCATCGCTCCGATCGATATCGCCGGCGGCATCGCGCTTGTCGCCATCCTCGCGGTGGCACCGATGCAGGTATCCAGCAACTATCTCACCGGCGTGCTGACGGTCTGCGCCGTCTACGGCATCTGGGCCTCGAGCTGGGACTTCATGTCCGGCCTCACCGGCCGGGAGAATTTCGGCCACTCGCTGTTCATCGGCGCCGGGGCCTATACCGCGGGTTTTCTCGCCACCATCTGGTTCACCAATCCGTGGCTCAGCCTGCCGCTGGCGGTGGTGATCGCGGTGGCCTTCAGCCTGCTGGTCGGCTTTCCCACGCTGCGGCTGCGCGGCCCGTATTTCGCGCTGGCGATGTTGTCGGCCTCGGCCATCCTGCAGCGGCTGTGCCTGATCTTCTGGGAATATACCGGCGGCGAGGAGGGGCTGTACGGCCTCGACCCGTTGATCAAGAACCCGCTGCACTACTACTGGTTCGTGCTCGGCGTGCTGGTGGTCACCGTGATCGTTCTCACGCTGCTGGCGCAGTCGCATTGGGGCCTGCTGCTGCGGGCCATTCGCGGCGATGAGGCGACCTGTCAGGCCGCCGGCATCAACGTCACCTTCTACAAAATAGCATCCCTGATGATCTCGGCCGGTTTCGCCGGCCTCGGCGGCGCGCTCTACGCGCACTATCAGCTGCAGGTCTCGCCGCCTTTGTTCTCGGTGGTCGTCTCCATCACCGTGATCATCATGGTCTATGTCGGCGGCATCGGCTCGATCTACGGCGCCGCCGTCGCGGCGATCTTGCTGACGCTGCTTACCGAAATGCTGCGCGGTTTCGGCGAGTACCGGCTGTGGATATACACCCTTACGCTGATGCTGATCCTGTTCTTCCTGCCCAACGGGCTGATCGCGCCGCTGTGGCGCCGGGTGACGGAGCGGCTGCGATGA
- a CDS encoding twin transmembrane helix small protein — protein MTSFLSQFLLPIAAGAVAVVLLLGLFNMMRGGSPNRSQKLMRWRVALQFVAIVLTMATVWAMGR, from the coding sequence ATGACATCCTTCCTGAGCCAATTCCTGCTGCCTATCGCGGCCGGCGCGGTGGCCGTGGTGCTGCTGCTCGGCCTGTTCAACATGATGCGCGGCGGTTCGCCGAACCGCTCGCAGAAATTGATGCGCTGGCGCGTGGCGCTGCAGTTCGTCGCCATCGTGCTGACCATGGCCACGGTGTGGGCGATGGGAAGATAA
- a CDS encoding ATP-binding protein → MAPVKRPPQPLRKRTKRVVKTRVAKTAAAKSFAKRGAVRSGSMVEAALAAFAHEVRTPLTGILAVSDLLATSDLGERERRWVDTIKAGAEHLAGLATLFVDAARSSNSRLEVRQDFFDLRSLARNSGDSLAGRAAARGLQSTVTISEKLPVFVIGDPVRLRAALENLIDNAVKFTDRGSVTLKVAPVRVAGRVGVSFKIADSGIGLSLAEIKKLFRPFSQANVTIASRFGGAGLGLSSVKQLARAMGGDIVVAQRPGGGTIFTLTVTLAKASGPVSAASDTDDDDPFGPRETLRVLSVEDNPFGRVVLNTILTELGHQAEFIGRGEAAAERVAQGAFDAVLMDMVLPGINGVEAISQIRALDTPQGRVAIIGVSGRGDDEAASLAAGADAFLTKPVSPRGLATALLEARRRAVAVT, encoded by the coding sequence ATGGCGCCAGTAAAGCGCCCGCCGCAGCCGCTGCGGAAGCGCACCAAACGAGTTGTGAAAACGCGCGTCGCCAAGACGGCGGCGGCGAAGTCGTTCGCCAAGCGCGGCGCGGTGCGTTCCGGGTCGATGGTCGAGGCCGCGCTTGCCGCCTTCGCCCACGAGGTTCGCACCCCCCTCACCGGCATCCTCGCGGTCAGCGACCTGCTCGCTACCTCGGATCTCGGCGAACGCGAGCGGCGCTGGGTCGACACCATCAAGGCCGGCGCCGAGCATCTGGCCGGGCTGGCGACGCTGTTCGTCGATGCTGCGCGCAGCAGCAATTCGCGGCTCGAGGTGCGCCAGGACTTCTTCGACCTGCGCTCCCTGGCGCGTAATTCCGGCGACTCGCTGGCCGGCCGCGCCGCCGCCCGCGGCCTGCAGTCCACCGTCACCATTTCCGAAAAATTGCCGGTCTTCGTGATCGGCGACCCGGTGCGGCTGCGCGCCGCGCTGGAGAACCTGATCGACAACGCCGTCAAATTCACCGATCGCGGCAGCGTCACGCTCAAGGTCGCGCCGGTGCGAGTGGCCGGCCGGGTCGGCGTCTCGTTCAAAATTGCCGACAGCGGCATCGGCCTGTCGCTGGCCGAGATCAAGAAACTGTTCCGGCCGTTCTCGCAAGCCAATGTCACCATCGCCTCGCGGTTCGGCGGCGCCGGGCTCGGCCTGTCCTCGGTGAAACAACTGGCGCGCGCGATGGGCGGCGACATCGTGGTGGCGCAGCGGCCGGGCGGCGGCACGATCTTTACCCTGACCGTGACGCTGGCCAAAGCGAGCGGCCCGGTCAGCGCGGCGTCGGACACCGACGATGACGACCCGTTCGGGCCGCGCGAGACGCTGCGCGTGCTCAGCGTCGAGGACAATCCGTTCGGCCGCGTCGTCCTGAACACGATCCTCACCGAGCTGGGCCATCAGGCCGAATTCATCGGTCGCGGCGAGGCCGCCGCCGAACGGGTGGCGCAGGGCGCGTTCGATGCGGTGCTGATGGACATGGTGCTGCCGGGCATCAACGGCGTCGAGGCGATCAGCCAGATCCGCGCGCTGGACACCCCGCAGGGCCGCGTCGCCATCATCGGGGTGTCCGGCCGCGGCGACGACGAGGCGGCCTCGCTGGCCGCCGGCGCCGATGCATTCCTGACTAAACCTGTGTCTCCACGGGGGCTAGCGACTGCGCTGCTTGAAGCGAGACGCCGCGCGGTAGCCGTGACTTGA